The genomic region ATTTCGTCATACTCGTTAAATACCATCTCAATTTTGTCTCGAAGAGATGGTTCATTCCCAATACTTCTCAGCAGGCCATCGATCCGATCCTTGGCTTCTGCTTCATCCGGAATTGTCTCCATAATATCATCATAAAGGTCGTCGTAGGCATCCCTCTCCATTAGACGATAACTGGGGAACAGATGAGTGTGGTAACCTTCAATCGCGATTGCTAATGACAGGAACCGGTTCTCCTCAAACATCTCCTCGTTGTACTTTGTACCAAAGTACAGATTATGCATTGTCTGGGCGCTTCTTGCGCTCTCAAACCACTGCAGTAGAGCCTCTTCAAATTCTATGTCGTTAAGGCTGAATAATACCTTATTTGGGTGCTTAGAATCTGGGGGATTTCCGAGGTGCGAGACTTGATAAGCGACATCCGTCTTATGTTTCTTTTTTCCCTCCTGTTCACTTGGATTTACTCCCGTGATTTTGTTGGGATTGATTGGTTCATCGAGTCCTAAGCTTAGCAAATTCTGAATATGTCGCGCATATCCATTTAATATCTCCCCAAAAGGCAGAGCTTCCTCTGGAGTGATTGTGATTTCAGTTGTCTGTGTCAATTCAATTCCTTGCCATCGCTTCTTGGAAAAATCAGGGGTAACTGAGAGCTTCACCTCTGCATCTGCTAATTCTACGGTAACCGACTCTGGTACTTCAGCATGGGCGCCAATATTCTCATATTCGGGTCGCATGT from Halanaeroarchaeum sulfurireducens harbors:
- a CDS encoding ApeA N-terminal domain 1-containing protein → MHEIEYWGEWWLPVDEEGEWQPEDPDDRVAGVLEFDPDEGGELDLMGSLTGKGGGTGEIETIHGKTKDGQFVTLHDCLGKGSGMSANATVMHKQTISVLKVFTGTLFYNGEPEFSELRLTYPLLEMWAQHESFVPHMRPEYENIGAHAEVPESVTVELADAEVKLSVTPDFSKKRWQGIELTQTTEITITPEEALPFGEILNGYARHIQNLLSLGLDEPINPNKITGVNPSEQEGKKKHKTDVAYQVSHLGNPPDSKHPNKVLFSLNDIEFEEALLQWFESARSAQTMHNLYFGTKYNEEMFEENRFLSLAIAIEGYHTHLFPSYRLMERDAYDDLYDDIMETIPDEAEAKDRIDGLLRSIGNEPSLRDKIEMVFNEYDEILPELIDVADIAKRTTDNRHNLAHALEDSVDTAAVGDLARTLQVVVEAMLMDTLGLDSDFIIKKLQNNRKHYLAEQS